TGTGGGAGAGTAGGTCGTTGCCGGATTAATAAAGGCCACGCTCAGACAGGAGCGTGGCCTTTTCCTTTTGCAGGCAGGATGAAAACCACAGAGGACGCAGAGCACGCGGAGGGATACGAACCCTGGTCAACGACAAGGGCCGAAAAAGGGCCAACTAGGGATGACGAAACTGCCGCGCTTGCCGCGGGCGAGCTTCTTGAAGGTGCATTCGCTGACGTGGTACCAGCGGCCTCCGAGCTTAACCCGGTAGTCCACCGGAACGCCATTGAAACTCTGCAAGCGCCCAACTTGAGTTGCCTCCACCACTCCGACGATGGTGCGAAAGTAGAGGATCCTTGCCCACCTCACGCGCTCAGGGCCGGCCGGCTTGCCGGCCTTCGCATCCCAAGGAGTGTAGGTGCGGTATTCCAGGACGGCGTCCTCATAGCGCTCTGCAGATTCGCGAATATTGGTGGTTGGCACCATCGAAACGGAGTCCTTCTCCTGGAATTCTCCGAGCAGCCCCACGCTCTGCAGCTTGCTGAGCACGTCCTCCATTTGCTCTCGTGTGAGCCAGTAAGGATTCGTCGCCTTGTCCCAATCATCGCTCCAGAGCTCTTTCTGGATTTCATACCTCGGGACAATAGCGAGTCCTGCAACTTCGCCGTCGTCGTCCATCTCCACTTCCACGAAGTACTTCTCGTTGACCTCGAACAGACCCGACCGCTGGAGGGCGGCCGGACCGAACGCGGTACGAAGCGCGAGTAGGACTGCGGCCTTATGGTGGGATCTCGGCCTCTCCGCTCTCTGCGCAAATAGGGCGCTCGACGTAAGAAGTATCGCCAAGAAGGCGATGTGGGCGCTGCGGCGGGCCATACCGATTGGAGTTTAGCACTCCTCATCGGAGGGAAGCTGCGTCCTACCCAGTCTGTTCTCCCTGCCTCTGTGTCTCCGTGGTGGACTCCGTGTAGCACTCGGCTTTAGCCGCTGAGGGAGAATGCCTGCCGTCGGTGCGACGGGTTTCAGGGAATAGGGATCCTTCGAGTCGCGCTATCCTGCGGGCAGGCCGCAGGATGGCGCGAGTCGAAGCATGACAATCCCAAGGGGGCCTTGCGACGCGGCTGAAGTCGCGCCCCTGCGAGGCTTTCCCACCCGGCGCAATCTGCAATCTTAGTTCTGCAATTCTCCGTGTCTCCGTGCCTCCGTGGTGGATTTCCTGTAGACTCGCAGGCCACAAAGTGGCCGCCGAGCGACAAGTCGTAAAGTCCTTCGAGGCCGCGCTGGAGCGCATGCCGGGGCGGCTGGGCTGGACCATCGTCCGCATCCCCTTCGACGTGAAGAAGGTCTGGGGCGCGCGCGGGCACCTGCGGGTGCGAGGCGAGATCAACGGCTTCGGCTTTCGCACCTCGCTCTTCCCCACTGGCCGCGGCACCCACTTTCTCCTGATCAACAAGAAGATGCAGCGCGGCGGCGGGGTCGTCCCCGGGGCGCGAGCGCGCCTGCGCCTGGAGCCGGACACGGAGAAGCGCGTGGTGGTGGTGCCTGCGGAGCTTACGCGGGAACTGGCGCAGTCGAAGCGGCTGCAGAAGTGGTACGCGACGGCGTTCAGCGATTCCATGCGGAACTGGATCGCCAAGTGGGTGGGAGAGCCCAAGAGCGCGGCGTCGCGCAAGCGGCGCGCTCAGGATATCGCCGAGCGGCTGCTGCTGACCTTGGAGGCGGAGCGCGGCGAATTGCCTCCGGTGCTCGCCGTGGCCTTCGCGCGCGAGCCCCGGGCGCGCGCGGGCTGGGAGCGGATGCCGCCCTCGTCGCGGCGCCATCACCTGCTGGGGATCTTCTCCTACCGCAACCCGGAGGCGCGGGCGCGGCGGGTGGAGAAGGCGGTCGGCGAGATGCTGCGCTACGCAGAGAAAACCGCTGGGCGCTCCCGCTAGCCGATCGTGGGAGGCGGAGCGCCGCCGGCGCCGGGCGCCGCGGGCGGACCGCCGGTGGGCGCCGCCGGCTTGCGCACCAGGGCCACGATGGTGAAGACCAAAGCGCAAGGCACGGAGAGGAACAGCCCCAGGAACAGGCTGCCGACAATGCAGCAGATCAGGCCGGCGACGCCCAGGCCCTGCTGGCCGCGGCTGCGGGCGACGAAGAAGGGCACCAGGCCGAAGAGAACACCTCCGATCAGCGCTCCGACAAACTTGGCAATCAGGGTGACTCCCATCGTCGGTCTCCTCGCGAAAGGAACTGGTTGAGGCGGAAGATACCAAAGACGAAGGCAGCGAGGCCACAGAAAACTGGACGCGCCGGGCCGGCATGCTAGAATCGCGGCCTCGGACGGGAGAGATGACCATGCGGCGAACGGTTCTGGGAGTGCTGCTGCTGGTGGTGATCAGCGCGGGGTCAGCGGTCGCGGGCGACAGCAGCACCGCCTGGGCCAGGATGCAGAAGCTGGCCGGCGCCTGGGAGGTCGTGTGGGAGGGCAAGCCCGTGACCATCACCTTCCAATCCATCTCCGATGGCTCCGCCCTGATGGAGACGCAGGCGGCGGAGAACATGGTGACCATCTATCACCTGGACGGCACGCGGCTGATGCTGACCCACTACTGCTCCGCCCACAACCAGCCGCGCATGGTGGCCGAGGCCGATCCCGGCGGCAAGACGCTCCGCTTCAGGATGATCGACATCACCAACCTGACCAGCCCGCAGGCGGGACACATGGTGCGCATGGTCCTCACCTTCGAGGACGACGATCACATCAGCGAGCAGTGGACGTTCCTGGAGAACGGCAAGGAAACCACTGAGACTTTTCACCTGACACGGAAGAAGTAGCGGCTAGCGTCCTGGCATCTGCGCCTGCTGGGCGCGCTGGCGGGCCTGGGCGGCGAGGTCGGCGCGGCCCTGGGCGTCGTAGAGCGCGGCCAGCGCCATCCAGCGGGCGGGGCTATTGGGCGTGAGCTTGACCGCCTGCTCCTGGAACTGGACGGCGCGGGCGAGGTCGTTGCGATCGCGCCAGGCGCGCGCACGTCCCTCGGCGATCTGCGCTTGGAACTCGGCGCCCGCTGCTGAAGCCTCGCCGCTCTTGTAGGGGCTGGCACTCTCGGCGCGGTCAAAGGCCGCCAGCGCCTCCTCGGGCTGGTGCAGCACCAGGTAGATCTGGCCCAGGGTGCGATAGCGGTCGGCGGGGTCGGTGGAGAGGCGGGCGGAGTTGGCGAGGGCCTGGGCGGCCTCGGCGTAGCGATGCTGGGCGGCCGCGAGGCGCGCCAGCAGGAACCAGCCGGCGTCGCTGGGCCGGAGCGCGACCGCGGCGCGGTATTCCTGCTCGGCCTCGGGGAGGCGGCCTTGGGCCTGCAGGAGCTGGCCGCGGAAGAGGTGCAGGTTGGCGTCGCCGGAGAAGATGGCCTGGGCCCGGTCGAAGTCGGCCAGGGCCTCCGGGTCGCGGTTCAGGACGTAGAGGATCGCCCCCGCGTTGGAATAGAAGTTGTAGAGTTGGGCGCTGCGGCGGGAGGCGCTCTCACCCGCGGGCGCGGGCGGCGGCTGGAGCGGGGCGCGGGCGCAGTCCAGGCTGAGGCGGTCGAGCCAGGCGGCGTTCTCCGGGCGATTGCGCAGGAAGATGGCGGAGACGTCGTCGAGATAGACCAGGCGCCAGCCCCCGCTCTGGCAGAAAGCGGCGATGGGGAAGCCGCCCAGGCCGGCGTAGCGCGCCGCCGAGACCAGGATGACGTTGATGCCGCGGGCGTCGGCTTCCTGCTGCCAGGCGGGCGAGTCGGGCGCCTGCTGCATGAGCGAGCGATGATGGTAGAAGAGGGCGGCGCCGAAGGGCACGGCGCGGCCGTCGATGTAGTCGGGATACTGGGGGCCGATGCGCCAGGTCAGGTAGCCGCCCAGGTTGTAGTCGTGGAAGACGTTGCCGGGAAGGCGTTCGCGCAGCAGGAAGTCGGTGGCGCGCTCGGGGAACCACCAGGAGAGCCCGGCGCCGAAGAGCGTGGTCTGGCCGGAGGCGAGGTAGGTGCGGTTGGAGACCAGATCGGCGCCGCGGAAGCACACCAGCAGCAGCAGGGCGGTGGCGGTGAAGGCGCGCAAAGCGGGCCGCAGGCGCCACTCGCGCAGCCAGGCGGGCGCGGCCAGGCCTTCGGAGAGCAGCGAGCCCGCCACGATCACGGCCACGCAGGCGAAGAGTCCGTGGTAGCGGGTGTGCAGGATGGAGAGCCAGGCGGCTCCGGCCAGGAGCACGGCTGCACCCAGGCGCCGGCGCCACAGCGCGATCACCACGGCCAGCGTCACCGCGGCCAGCAGCCACCAGTAGGCGCTCTCGGGATCGCGCCAGCGCAGCGCCTGCAGCAAACTGAAGCGCGAGAAGCGCACTCCCGTCCACTCCAGCACGAAGCTGCCGAAGCCCTTCATCATGCCTTCCTGGCGGACGAGGGCGGCGTACAGGAGCGGGCCCCATGGGTTGATCAAAGTGGCGGCGGGCGTGATCAGCAGCCAGGGAGCGGCGCGGCGCAGGCGCGTGAGGGCTTCCGGGCGGCGCGCCGGGAAGGGCAGCTCCAGGACCTCCAGGCCGACGTAAGCGGCGAGCGCGCCCAGCCCGGCGACGAATCCCAGGTGCAGGTTCACCCACAGCAGCATGAGCGGGGGCAGCCAGTAGAGCGGGGCGCGGCCT
This window of the Terriglobales bacterium genome carries:
- a CDS encoding tetratricopeptide repeat protein; translated protein: MDLKSPQLRRALVIALAALALLYALLAGLRTVSDFDLGWQLATGRWMAEHHQVPRTDVFSYTARGAEWIYPPFSGLLFYLLYRGGGWAALSWLGALTCAGTVALLLRRGSGFGALLAIVAVPVLAYRTGPRAEMFTTLLFAVFLSLVWQQYRQGRAPLYWLPPLMLLWVNLHLGFVAGLGALAAYVGLEVLELPFPARRPEALTRLRRAAPWLLITPAATLINPWGPLLYAALVRQEGMMKGFGSFVLEWTGVRFSRFSLLQALRWRDPESAYWWLLAAVTLAVVIALWRRRLGAAVLLAGAAWLSILHTRYHGLFACVAVIVAGSLLSEGLAAPAWLREWRLRPALRAFTATALLLLVCFRGADLVSNRTYLASGQTTLFGAGLSWWFPERATDFLLRERLPGNVFHDYNLGGYLTWRIGPQYPDYIDGRAVPFGAALFYHHRSLMQQAPDSPAWQQEADARGINVILVSAARYAGLGGFPIAAFCQSGGWRLVYLDDVSAIFLRNRPENAAWLDRLSLDCARAPLQPPPAPAGESASRRSAQLYNFYSNAGAILYVLNRDPEALADFDRAQAIFSGDANLHLFRGQLLQAQGRLPEAEQEYRAAVALRPSDAGWFLLARLAAAQHRYAEAAQALANSARLSTDPADRYRTLGQIYLVLHQPEEALAAFDRAESASPYKSGEASAAGAEFQAQIAEGRARAWRDRNDLARAVQFQEQAVKLTPNSPARWMALAALYDAQGRADLAAQARQRAQQAQMPGR
- a CDS encoding YdeI/OmpD-associated family protein, which produces MAAERQVVKSFEAALERMPGRLGWTIVRIPFDVKKVWGARGHLRVRGEINGFGFRTSLFPTGRGTHFLLINKKMQRGGGVVPGARARLRLEPDTEKRVVVVPAELTRELAQSKRLQKWYATAFSDSMRNWIAKWVGEPKSAASRKRRAQDIAERLLLTLEAERGELPPVLAVAFAREPRARAGWERMPPSSRRHHLLGIFSYRNPEARARRVEKAVGEMLRYAEKTAGRSR